One Streptomyces sp. NBC_00554 DNA segment encodes these proteins:
- a CDS encoding DUF3830 family protein, with the protein MTHRDSDRHIEISLVKRGVHCTAKLLDDRAPITCAAVWDALPLSGDVYHAKYARNEIYALFPPFAHTEPPLENPTVTPIPGDLCYFAFEGTELGTKAYGYDTEVKSGATVVDLALFYERNNLLLNGDVGWVPGIVWGQVTEGLDTMAEACNDLWRSGALGETLSFRRV; encoded by the coding sequence ATGACCCACCGCGATTCCGACCGCCACATCGAGATCTCCCTGGTCAAGCGGGGAGTCCACTGCACGGCGAAGCTGCTCGACGACCGCGCGCCGATCACCTGCGCGGCGGTATGGGACGCCCTCCCGCTGAGCGGCGACGTCTACCACGCGAAGTACGCCCGCAACGAGATCTACGCCCTCTTCCCACCCTTCGCACACACGGAACCACCCCTGGAGAACCCGACAGTCACCCCGATACCCGGCGATCTGTGCTATTTCGCCTTCGAGGGCACAGAGTTGGGCACCAAGGCGTACGGCTACGACACCGAGGTGAAGTCGGGCGCCACGGTCGTCGACCTCGCCCTCTTCTACGAGCGCAACAACCTGCTGCTCAACGGCGATGTCGGCTGGGTGCCGGGCATCGTCTGGGGCCAGGTGACCGAGGGCCTCGACACGATGGCCGAGGCCTGCAACGACCTGTGGCGCTCGGGGGCACTGGGGGAGACGCTCAGCTTCCGCCGGGTCTAG
- a CDS encoding amidase, translating to MSELTELTAVQLVDGYRKGEFSPVDATRAALDQAGRVQPAVNAFVRLDADEALTRAGESAERWRRGAPAGLLDGVPVTVKDIILLRGGPTLRGSKNVDAQGSWDEDAPSVARLREHGAVFLGKTTTPEFGWKGVTDSPLSGATRNPYDVSRTAGGSSGGSAAAVALGAGPLSLGTDGGGSVRIPAAFCGIFALKPTYGRVPLYPASAFGTLSHVGPMTRDAADAALMMDVISGPDARDWSALGPVTGSFVDALAGGVRGLRVAYSPSLGGQVAVQPAVAAAVRGTVERLAGLGAYVTETDPDFTDPVDAFHTLWFAGAARVTQRFGPHQRELLDPGLREIRDLGARVNALEYLAAVDVRMELGRRMGLFHESYDILVTPTLPLTAFEAGAEVPKNSGHRRWTGWTPFTYPFNLTQQPAATVPVGLDPDGLPIGLQIVAARHRDDLVLRTAHALYEAGAAGVAAPAPIEN from the coding sequence ATGTCGGAACTCACCGAGCTGACCGCCGTGCAACTGGTCGACGGCTACCGCAAGGGCGAATTCAGCCCCGTGGACGCGACGCGCGCGGCCCTCGATCAGGCCGGTCGCGTCCAGCCCGCCGTGAACGCGTTCGTGCGGCTGGACGCGGACGAAGCCCTCACCCGGGCAGGGGAGTCGGCGGAACGCTGGCGACGGGGCGCGCCCGCAGGCCTGCTCGACGGCGTCCCCGTCACCGTCAAGGACATCATCCTGCTGCGCGGCGGCCCGACCCTGCGCGGCTCCAAGAACGTGGATGCGCAGGGCAGTTGGGACGAGGACGCGCCGTCCGTCGCCCGCCTGCGCGAACACGGCGCCGTCTTTCTCGGCAAGACGACGACACCCGAGTTCGGCTGGAAGGGCGTCACGGACTCGCCGCTCTCCGGAGCGACGCGCAATCCGTACGACGTCTCGCGCACCGCGGGCGGCTCCAGCGGCGGCAGCGCGGCGGCCGTCGCGCTCGGTGCGGGTCCGCTGTCGCTGGGCACGGACGGGGGTGGCAGTGTCCGTATCCCGGCCGCCTTCTGCGGGATCTTCGCGCTGAAGCCGACGTACGGGAGGGTGCCGCTGTATCCGGCGAGCGCGTTCGGGACGCTCTCGCATGTGGGGCCGATGACCAGGGACGCCGCGGATGCCGCGCTGATGATGGACGTGATCAGCGGGCCCGACGCGCGGGACTGGTCGGCGCTCGGGCCGGTGACCGGCTCGTTCGTGGACGCGCTGGCGGGCGGGGTGCGGGGGCTGCGGGTCGCGTACTCGCCCTCGCTGGGCGGGCAGGTCGCGGTCCAGCCGGCCGTCGCGGCGGCGGTACGGGGGACGGTGGAGCGGCTCGCCGGGCTCGGCGCGTACGTCACCGAGACCGACCCCGACTTCACCGATCCGGTGGACGCCTTCCACACGCTCTGGTTCGCGGGGGCGGCCCGTGTGACCCAGCGTTTCGGGCCCCACCAGCGGGAGTTGCTCGACCCCGGCCTCCGCGAGATCCGCGACCTCGGCGCCCGCGTCAACGCCCTTGAGTACCTGGCCGCGGTGGACGTCCGTATGGAGCTGGGCCGGCGGATGGGCCTCTTCCACGAGTCGTACGACATCCTGGTCACGCCGACGCTCCCGCTGACCGCGTTCGAGGCGGGCGCGGAGGTGCCGAAGAACTCCGGCCACCGCCGCTGGACGGGCTGGACCCCGTTCACGTACCCCTTCAACCTGACCCAGCAGCCAGCGGCGACCGTCCCGGTCGGGCTGGACCCGGACGGCCTCCCGATCGGCCTGCAGATCGTGGCCGCCCGCCACCGCGACGACCTCGTCCTGCGCACGGCACACGCGCTGTACGAGGCGGGAGCCGCGGGGGTGGCCGCCCCCGCGCCGATCGAGAACTAG